One genomic region from Bacillus rossius redtenbacheri isolate Brsri chromosome 6, Brsri_v3, whole genome shotgun sequence encodes:
- the LOC134533218 gene encoding SPARC: MKLQVLLVAIVLSLLITDVFGEKVRKFKKYRRHHRTSTTTTTTEVDPELSAESAEASDDKDVFSMMAVDEKVQEKQDQEDESLPDSEIQDNNVIMHDPCADKHCGAGRVCDIDDRGEAVCICIPDCPVEKDPRRKVCSNHNETWGSDCEVYQMRCWCEKDLPQCKGDEYEHVHIEYYGMCREMPDCKAEEMADFPRRMRDWLFNIMRDLADRQELTPHYLKMEREAESNLTRRWSNAAVWKWCDLDGHPPDRSVSRHELFPIRAPLMALEHCIAPFLDACDVNDDHRITLKEWGKCLELDEDDLEEKCDDLRDSTE, translated from the exons ATGAAGTTGCAGGTGTTGCTGGTGGCCATAGTGCTGTCTCTCTTGATCACCGACGTGTTCGGTGAGAAAGTG AGGAAGTTCAAGAAGTACCGCCGCCACCACCGcacctccaccaccaccaccaccacggagGTGGACCCCGAGCTGTCGGCGGAGTCTGCGGAGGCCTCGGACGACAAGGACGTGTTCTCGATGATGGCGGTGGACGAGAAGGTGCAGGAGAAGCAGGACCAGGAGGACGAGAGCCTGCCCGACTCCGAGATCCAGGACAACAACGTCATCATGCACG ACCCGTGCGCAGACAAGCACTGCGGGGCGGGACGGGTGTGCGACATCGACGACAGGGGGGAGGCGGTGTGCATCTGCATCCCAGACTGTCCCGTGGAGAAGGATCCAAGGAGGAAG GTGTGCTCCAACCACAACGAGACGTGGGGCTCCGACTGCGAGGTGTACCAGATGCGGTGTTGGTGCGAGAAGGACCTGCCTCAGTGCAAGGGAGACGAGTACGAACACGTGCACATTGAGTACTACGGCATGTGCCGCGAGATGCCG GACTGCAAAGCAGAGGAGATGGCGGACTTCCCGCGCCGCATGCGCGACTGGCTGTTCAACATCATGCGCGACCTGGCGGACAGGCAGGAGCTGACGCCGCACTACCTCAAGATGGAGCGCGAGGCGGAGAGCAACTTGACCCGGCGCTGGAGCAACGCCGCCGTGTGGAAGTGGTGCGACCTGGACGGTCACCCCCCCGACAG GTCCGTGTCCCGGCACGAGCTGTTCCCCATCCGCGCGCCCCTCATGGCGCTGGAGCACTGCATCGCCCCCTTCCTGGATGCCTGCGACGTGAACGACGACCACCGCATCACGCTCAAGGAGTGGGGCAAGTGCCTGGAGCTGGACGAG